A window of Streptomyces profundus genomic DNA:
GATGCTGCCGGTGCCCGGCTCCCGCGTGGTGACGGTCAGCAGCACCGGCCACCGCATCCGGGCCGCGATCCACTTCGACGACTTGCAGTGGGAGCGGTCCTACAGCCGGGCCGCCGCCTATGGCCAGTCCAAGCTGGCCAACCTCATGTTCACCTACGAGTTGCAGCGTCGGCTCGCCACGCACGGCACGACCGTCGCGGTGGCCGCGCACCCTGGACTGTCCGGCACCGAGCTGGCCCGCAACACCCCAGCCGCCGTCCGGCTTCCGCTCACCTGGCTCGCGCCGGTGATCACCCAGCCGCCCGCGATGGGCGCGCTGCCGACCCTGCGTGCCGCCACCGACCCCGCCGCGCTCGGCGGCCAGTACTACGGCCCCGGCGGACGCAACGAGGTCAAGGGCCACCCCCGGCTGGTCACCTCCAGTCCGCAGTCGTACGACGCAGCCGTCCAGCAGCGGCTGTGGGCCGTCTCCGAAGACCTCACCGGGGTGCGGTTCCCCGTCGTTCAGTCCAAGCAGAACTCGCTTCCCTCCGGGTCGACCATCACGAGTTGACATCCTCGCTGCCCTGAGGGGCGGCGATTCCCGCCTACCGCGCCGTCAGAGGCTGTGGTGTCGGGTGGGTTCCTGCTTCGCTGCGCGGTGCCGGGACGGGTCCCGGTCTTACCTGCGCTCCACAGGCTGTCACGGCCAGTCCGGCCGCCTTGGCGACGTTGACCGCCGCGTTGATGTCCCGGTCCAGGACAGCCCCGCACGCCCCACACGTCCACACACGGACGTGCAGCGGCTTCGGACCGTCCTTCACGCCGCACCGCGAGCACACCTGAGATGTGGGCTCGAAGCGGCCGATCTCCACGAAGGTGCGCCCGTACCGTGCGGCCTTGTACTCCAGCATGTTCACGAACGCCGACCATCCGGCGTCGTGGACGGACTTGGCCAGGCGCGTGCGGGCGAGTCCCTTCACCGCCAGGTCCTCCACGGCGACCGCTTGGTTCTCGCGGATCAGCTTCGTGGAGAGCTGGTGGTGGAACTCGCGGCGCGCGTCGGCCACCTTCGCGTGAGCGCGGGCGACCTTCAGCCGGGCCTTGTTCCGGTTGCTGGAGCCCTTCTCCTTGCGGGAGAGGTTCCGCTGTGCCTTCTTCAGGCGCTTTTCGGCCCGGCGCAGGAAGCGCGGGCTGTCGACCTTCGTCCCGTCGGAGAGGACCGCGAAGTGCCCGAGCCCGAGATCGATGCCCAGCTCGGGCACGACCTCGGGAAGGACTTCCTGCGGACCGGTCTCCACGACGAAGCTCGCGAAGTACCCGCACGCGCTGTCCTTGACCACCGTCACCGTCGAGGGCACGGAGGGCAGCGTCCGCGACCACTTCACCTTGACGTCGCCGATCTTCGGCAGGCGCAGCTTCCCGCCGGTCGTGATCGACCAGCGGGCGTTCGCGGTGAACCGGACCGAATGTCGCGTGTCCTTGCGGGACTTGTACCGGGGTGCGCCCATGCGCGGGCGCTTGCCCGCCAGCCCGTCGAGGAAGTTCCGGTACGCGGTGTCCAGGTCGCGGAGGGACTGCTGGAGGACGACCGCCGACACGTCGCTGAGCCAGGCCCGTTCCGGGGTGTTCTTGGCCTCGGTGATCAGCGACTTCGACAGGTCACCGGTCTTCGGGAACGGCATGCCTTCGCTGCGGGCGGTCTTGCGAGCGCGGAGCGCGTCGTTGTAGACCACCCGCGCGCACCCGAACGCCCTCGCTAACGCGCTGCGCTGACCGGTGCTCGGGTACAGGCGGAAGCTGTACCGAAGCTGCATGGGGATCATGATACACAGTTGGTTTATGGGTATCGATGAGAACATTCGAACAGGTCGTCACTGTGTCTTCCGCATGCATGTCCACTTGGTTTTCGTGACGAAGTACCGGCACTCCGTCTTCGCCGACCGACACCTGACGCGGTGTGAGGAGATCATGCGCGCCGTGTGCGAGGACTTCGAGGCCGAGCTGGTCGAGTTCAACGGCGAGGCCAACCACGTCCACCTCCTCGTGAACTTCCCGCCCAAGGTCGCCGTGTCCAGGCTGGTGAACTCCCTCAAAGGCGTGTCCTCGCGCCGCCTCCGCCAGGAGTTCCCCGACCTCGTGCGCCACTACTGGCGAGCACAACGACTCTGGTCCGGCTCGTACTTCGCCGGTTCCGCCGGCGGCGCACCACTCAGCATCGTGAAGCAGTACATCGAGCAGCAGAACCGGCCGCTCTGACCAGGGCTGAGGTGAACAGTGCGGATCCATACACACAGCCGAGGCCAGAGCAACTCTCAGATTCGCTTCACCACCGGGCTGAAGCCCGGTGCACTGCGAATAGCCCCGGTAGCCCGCACCGGTGGAGGCGCCGACCCGTCGCGGCGCAAGCGGGTGGCGCCCGAGGCCGACGAGGCGCACGCACTGGTTGGACGTCGAGCCGGAGGCCCGGGGGGAAGAATCCCCCCGGGCCTCCGAGTGTGAAGGTGTGCGCACCGTGTCAGGACGCCGTGTGGCCCCTTCCCACGTTGCTGCGGGCTGCCGCGCGGTTGATGTCGCGCGCTTCGCGGGACGTGATCACCTCGTCATCCACGAGCCGCTCGGTCACCCCCCTCACATGCCTGACGAACTGTCCGTGGTTCTCCCATGTCTGGTCGGACGTGATGAGATCGTTGATCGTGCATCCGTTGCCGACCTCCCGGTTCGGCACCCCGCTGTCGATGCCGCCGGCCATCACGGTCGCCCGTTGGTCCGGATCGGTGCACGTGGTCGGGTCGACGGTCTCATCCGGGGCGAACTCCATCCAGTTCACCCGCGCCTGGCCGTCAGGGAAGACGAGATACAACGCGAACGTCCCCTCGGTCGGCGTGAGTGCGAACGTCACGTCCTGCCAGGTGGCCGCGGTTTCGGCGATGGCGACGAGCGCGTCGTTGCCCTGGCCCGAGGAGTCCACCGCGGTGGCTCCCGCGTCCTCG
This region includes:
- a CDS encoding RNA-guided endonuclease InsQ/TnpB family protein, with protein sequence MQLRYSFRLYPSTGQRSALARAFGCARVVYNDALRARKTARSEGMPFPKTGDLSKSLITEAKNTPERAWLSDVSAVVLQQSLRDLDTAYRNFLDGLAGKRPRMGAPRYKSRKDTRHSVRFTANARWSITTGGKLRLPKIGDVKVKWSRTLPSVPSTVTVVKDSACGYFASFVVETGPQEVLPEVVPELGIDLGLGHFAVLSDGTKVDSPRFLRRAEKRLKKAQRNLSRKEKGSSNRNKARLKVARAHAKVADARREFHHQLSTKLIRENQAVAVEDLAVKGLARTRLAKSVHDAGWSAFVNMLEYKAARYGRTFVEIGRFEPTSQVCSRCGVKDGPKPLHVRVWTCGACGAVLDRDINAAVNVAKAAGLAVTACGAQVRPGPVPAPRSEAGTHPTPQPLTAR
- a CDS encoding SDR family NAD(P)-dependent oxidoreductase, which translates into the protein MSEKWTTANIPDQSGRVAVVTGANTGLGYETAKALAERGASVVLAVRDVEKGERAAARMTGDVTVQALDLTSLDSVRTAAAALRSRHARLDLLINNAGVMYTPKQTTRDGFETQFGTNHLGHFALTGLLLDLMLPVPGSRVVTVSSTGHRIRAAIHFDDLQWERSYSRAAAYGQSKLANLMFTYELQRRLATHGTTVAVAAHPGLSGTELARNTPAAVRLPLTWLAPVITQPPAMGALPTLRAATDPAALGGQYYGPGGRNEVKGHPRLVTSSPQSYDAAVQQRLWAVSEDLTGVRFPVVQSKQNSLPSGSTITS
- the tnpA gene encoding IS200/IS605 family transposase, which produces MGIDENIRTGRHCVFRMHVHLVFVTKYRHSVFADRHLTRCEEIMRAVCEDFEAELVEFNGEANHVHLLVNFPPKVAVSRLVNSLKGVSSRRLRQEFPDLVRHYWRAQRLWSGSYFAGSAGGAPLSIVKQYIEQQNRPL